The following coding sequences lie in one Saccharopolyspora hordei genomic window:
- a CDS encoding gas vesicle protein GvpG, producing the protein MGLITGLLTLPLAPVRGAAWVVEQVKQHAEKQYYDPAIIQSQMADVDDAYEAGELTEQERDDLHDHLLARLFEAQRRRDAGEA; encoded by the coding sequence ATGGGGCTCATCACCGGTCTGCTCACGCTCCCGCTGGCCCCGGTCCGCGGTGCGGCGTGGGTGGTCGAACAGGTCAAGCAGCACGCGGAGAAGCAGTACTACGACCCGGCCATCATCCAGAGCCAGATGGCCGACGTCGACGACGCCTACGAGGCCGGGGAGCTGACCGAGCAGGAGCGGGACGACCTGCACGACCACCTGCTCGCCCGGCTCTTCGAAGCGCAGCGGCGGCGTGACGCAGGGGAAGCGTGA
- a CDS encoding gas vesicle protein, with protein MATPRSDGARGREPPAERRGRRPPRSEEQPAERAGGRGADAPQRTQAEASGAERERAPAERRRSLKAAEAAHLAVRHVYELTGRQIEGVTSIERGDEGWLVGVEVVESRRVPDTADILAVYQAELDHDGDLLSYRRVDRYARGRGDGR; from the coding sequence ATGGCCACGCCGCGCAGCGATGGTGCCCGGGGCCGCGAGCCACCGGCGGAGCGGCGCGGCAGGAGGCCACCGCGATCGGAGGAGCAGCCCGCGGAACGGGCCGGCGGCCGCGGTGCGGACGCACCGCAGCGCACCCAGGCGGAAGCGAGCGGTGCGGAGCGGGAGCGAGCTCCCGCGGAGAGGAGGCGATCGCTGAAGGCGGCCGAAGCGGCGCACTTGGCGGTCCGCCACGTGTACGAGCTGACGGGCAGGCAGATCGAGGGAGTGACGTCCATCGAGCGCGGGGACGAGGGATGGCTGGTGGGGGTCGAGGTCGTGGAGAGCCGCCGGGTCCCGGACACCGCGGACATCCTCGCGGTGTACCAGGCGGAACTGGACCACGACGGTGACCTGCTCTCCTACCGCCGGGTTGACCGCTATGCCAGAGGGCGAGGCGACGGACGATGA
- a CDS encoding GvpL/GvpF family gas vesicle protein — MMSTNAVRGDQVADEGQVDRGFYVYGILGHQEELPDGLPAVGDDDVKVELATHGNVSAVISELPLARPLGKRQDLMAHQQVLDTLAADATVIPIRFGSVLKTKEAVVDELLAPHHDRFEEMLAELAGLVQFTIRGKYAESAHIREIVAEDPEIQQLRETVRGLPEEAGYAERMRLGELVNNAVVQKREADAEEMVRALEAVAVASNRHDVAGEDDAVHVAFLVGREVTGDFEQAVEDLGQRWAGRINLRLLGPLAPYDFMPES; from the coding sequence ATGATGTCCACGAACGCAGTACGAGGTGACCAGGTCGCGGACGAGGGTCAGGTGGACCGCGGGTTCTACGTCTACGGGATCCTGGGCCACCAGGAGGAGCTCCCGGACGGCCTGCCCGCGGTCGGTGACGACGACGTGAAGGTCGAGCTCGCCACCCACGGGAACGTCTCGGCCGTGATCAGCGAACTGCCGCTCGCCCGCCCGCTCGGCAAGCGCCAGGACCTGATGGCGCACCAACAGGTGCTCGACACCCTCGCAGCGGACGCGACCGTGATCCCCATCCGCTTCGGGTCCGTGCTCAAGACCAAGGAAGCCGTCGTGGACGAGCTCCTGGCCCCGCACCACGACCGCTTCGAGGAGATGCTCGCCGAGCTGGCTGGCCTGGTGCAGTTCACGATCCGGGGCAAGTACGCCGAGAGCGCGCACATCCGCGAGATCGTGGCCGAGGACCCGGAGATCCAGCAGCTGCGCGAGACCGTTCGCGGCCTGCCCGAGGAGGCGGGCTACGCGGAGCGGATGCGGCTGGGAGAACTGGTCAACAACGCGGTGGTGCAGAAGCGCGAAGCCGACGCGGAGGAGATGGTCCGGGCGCTGGAAGCGGTGGCCGTCGCCTCCAACCGGCACGACGTCGCGGGCGAGGACGACGCCGTGCACGTGGCCTTCCTCGTCGGCCGCGAGGTGACGGGCGACTTCGAGCAGGCCGTGGAAGACCTCGGACAGCGGTGGGCCGGGCGGATCAACCTGCGACTGCTCGGTCCGCTCGCTCCCTACGACTTCATGCCGGAGAGCTGA